From Salvia splendens isolate huo1 chromosome 16, SspV2, whole genome shotgun sequence, a single genomic window includes:
- the LOC121769980 gene encoding serine/threonine-protein kinase D6PKL2, whose translation MSSSLSSVNGGDANEASSRSLCPSKPHMANDRRWDAIQCVQAKDGELGLGHFRLMKKLGFGDIGSVYLAELRSAGCLFAMKVMDKGMLVSRKKVARAQTERDILGLLDHPFLPTLYSHFETDKFSCLLMEFCSGGDLHLLRQRQPGKHFDEQAARFYASEVLLALEYLHMMGVVYRDLKPENVLVRDDGHIMLSDFDLSLRCYVNPTLLTSGDGTSCMISSYCIQPSCIDPACKLPVCVEPSCFQPSCFKPFLFSSTSTKPRGERTATRTRTPPVSSDSLPVLVAEPTGAHSMSFVGTHEYLAPEIVRGDGHGSAVDWWTFGIFLYELLHGKTPFKGNGNRETLFNVVGQPLKFPEGSAISFAAKDLIRGLLAKDPQKRLGSKRGATEIKQHPFFESVNWALIRGTTPPQIPKPLVLASLNQTLKSSLLSSNKSATDSERSSGLYLDFEFF comes from the exons ATGAGCAGCAGCTTGAGCTCCGTCAACGGCGGCGACGCCAACGAGGCCAGCTCCAGGAGCCTCTGCCCTTCGAAGCCGCACATGGCTAATGACAGGAGGTGGGATGCGATTCAGTGTGTGCAGGCTAAAGATGGGGAGCTGGGATTAGGGCATTTTAGGCTTATGAAGAAATTGGGATTTGGGGATATTGGGAGCGTTTATCTGGCCGAGCTGAGGAGCGCTGGGTGCCTCTTTGCTATGAAAGTGATGGATAAAGGGATGCTTGTGAGTAGGAAGAAAGTGGCGAGGGCTCAAACGGAGAGGGACATTCTTGGTTTGTTGGATCACCCTTTTCTTCCTACTCTGTATTCCCATTTTGAAACGGACAAATTCTCGTGTTTGCTCATGGAGTTCTGCAGCGGCGGCGACCTGCATTTGCTCCGCCAGCGACAGCCGGGGAAGCATTTCGACGAGCAAGCTGCAAG ATTCTATGCTTCGGAAGTGTTGCTTGCGCTTGAGTATCTTCATATGATGGGAGTCGTCTATCGAGACTTGAAGCCCGAAAACGTTCTAGTCCGGGATGATGGCCACATCATGTTATCCGATTTCGATCTCTCCTTGAGATGCTATGTGAACCCGACTCTTCTCACGTCTGGTGATGGCACATCTTGTATGATCTCCTCCTATTGCATCCAGCCGTCCTGCATTGATCCGGCCTGCAAACTGCCCGTTTGTGTTGAGCCCTCTTGCTTCCAGCCATCTTGCTTCAAACCCTTCCTTTTCTCCTCAACATCAACAAAACCAAGAGGTGAACGAACAGCAACACGAACAAGAACGCCTCCAGTGAGCTCAGACTCCCTCCCAGTGCTCGTGGCAGAGCCAACTGGGGCCCATTCCATGTCTTTTGTCGGGACACACGAGTACCTAGCCCCTGAGATCGTCAGAGGAGACGGCCATGGCAGTGCTGTTGACTGGTGGACGTTTGGGATTTTCTTATACGAGCTCCTCCACGGGAAGACTCCATTCAAAGGGAATGGCAACAGGGAGACGCTGTTCAACGTCGTGGGGCAGCCGTTGAAGTTCCCGGAAGGCTCAGCGATCAGCTTTGCTGCGAAGGATCTGATCCGAGGCCTGCTTGCAAAGGACCCGCAAAAGAGACTAGGGTCCAAAAGAGGAGCCACAGAGATAAAGCAGCACCCTTTCTTCGAAAGTGTGAACTGGGCGCTCATCCGTGGCACCACGCCTCCTCAGATCCCCAAGCCGTTGGTTCTCGCCTCGCTCAATCAGACGTTGAAGTCGTCGTTGCTGTCGTCTAACAAGAGTGCTACTGATTCAGAAAGGTCATCTGGCCTTTACTTAGACTTTGAATTCTTCTGA